A stretch of Physeter macrocephalus isolate SW-GA chromosome 8, ASM283717v5, whole genome shotgun sequence DNA encodes these proteins:
- the CSTB gene encoding cystatin-B: MTQRNMRVSLRSLLPQVRSQLEEKEEKFPMFKAVEFKSQVVAGRVFFIKVQVDDDKFVHIRVFESLPHERKPLVLASYQTNKSRHDELTYF; encoded by the exons atgaCACAGAGAAATA TGCGTGTGTCTCTCCgttctctcctcccccaggtgAGGTCCCagctggaggagaaggaggagaagttcCCGATGTTCAAGGCTGTGGAGTTCAAGAGCCAGGTGGTCGCCGGGAGGGTCTTCTTCATCAAG GTTCAAGTGGACGATGACAAGTTCGTGCACATTCGAGTATTTGAAAGCCTCCCACACGAGCGCAAGCCCTTGGTCTTGGCCAGCTACCAGACCAACAAAAGCAGACACGACGAGCTGACCTACTTCTAG